From Streptomyces sp. CMB-StM0423, a single genomic window includes:
- a CDS encoding cation-translocating P-type ATPase, with product MTQRVETAADGGEGPEPGGGPGGAGGKPNGAGGTPGGTGGEPGRAGANGTGAVALRHDGLTAAEVAERVARGEVNDVPVRSSRSTADIVRANVFTRFNAIIGVLWVIMLVVAPIQDSLFGFVILANTGIGIIQELRAKKTLDNLAVIGEAKPQVRRDGRTAEIPTAEIVLGDLVELGPGDKVVVDGEVLESDSLEVDESLLTGEADPVIKQPGDKVLSGSFVVAGGGAFTATKVGREAYAVQLAEEASRFTLVHSELRSGISTILKYVTYMMIPAAIGLVISQLVVENNSPQDAIRRMVGGIVPMVPEGLVLLTSVAFAIGVIRLGRKQCLVQELPAIEGLARVDVVCLDKTGTLTEGGMDVTELRPLGGATEADVRRVLGAFGSSDSRPNASLQAIIEAYPDTGELRCTGALPFSSARKYSGAAFSEAQGSGDGGTWLLGAPDVLLPADDASLAEIDDLNAQGLRVLLLARAVRELDDPEVAAGVEPTALVVLEQRLRPDAADTLGYFADERVETKIISGDNAVSVGAVAAKLGMARADRTVDARTLPADRDEMAAVLDDNAVFGRVNPQQKRDMVAALKSRGHDVAMTGDGVNDVLALKDADIGVSMGSGSEASKAVAQIVLLNNSFSTLPSVVAEGRRVIGNIERVANLFLVKTVYSVLLALLVVATQVPYPFLPRHLTLLSTLTIGVPAFFLALAPNKERARPHFVRRVMRYAIPAGLIAGTATFVTYMLARSHYSGPGALDAETSAATLTLFLIAMWVLVIIARPYTWWRVGLVGTMALGFVIVLVTPWLQKFFALKLVGTEMPWTAVGIAVVSAVLLEFAWRWVTRRFPD from the coding sequence ATGACGCAGCGGGTCGAGACGGCCGCCGACGGCGGCGAGGGGCCGGAGCCCGGCGGCGGGCCGGGCGGGGCGGGCGGGAAACCGAACGGAGCCGGCGGTACGCCGGGTGGTACCGGCGGCGAGCCGGGCCGGGCCGGGGCGAACGGGACAGGCGCCGTCGCGCTGCGGCACGACGGGCTCACCGCCGCCGAGGTCGCCGAGCGCGTCGCCCGCGGCGAGGTCAACGACGTACCCGTACGCTCCTCCCGCTCCACCGCCGACATCGTCCGCGCCAACGTCTTCACCCGCTTCAACGCCATCATCGGCGTCCTGTGGGTCATCATGCTCGTCGTCGCGCCCATCCAGGACAGCCTCTTCGGCTTCGTGATCCTCGCGAACACCGGCATCGGCATCATCCAGGAACTGCGCGCCAAGAAGACCCTCGACAACCTCGCCGTCATCGGCGAGGCCAAGCCGCAGGTGCGCCGCGACGGCCGCACCGCGGAGATCCCCACCGCCGAGATCGTCCTCGGCGACCTCGTCGAGCTGGGCCCCGGCGACAAGGTCGTCGTCGACGGCGAGGTGCTGGAGTCCGACAGCCTGGAGGTCGACGAGTCGCTGCTCACCGGTGAGGCCGACCCCGTCATCAAGCAGCCGGGCGACAAGGTGCTCTCCGGCAGCTTCGTCGTCGCCGGCGGCGGCGCGTTCACGGCGACGAAGGTGGGGCGCGAGGCGTACGCCGTGCAGTTGGCGGAGGAGGCGTCGCGCTTCACGCTCGTCCACTCCGAGCTGCGCAGCGGCATCAGCACGATCCTCAAGTACGTGACGTACATGATGATCCCGGCCGCCATCGGCCTGGTCATCAGCCAGCTCGTGGTCGAGAACAACAGCCCGCAGGACGCCATCCGCCGCATGGTCGGCGGCATCGTGCCGATGGTGCCCGAGGGGCTGGTGCTGCTGACCTCGGTGGCGTTCGCCATAGGGGTCATCCGGCTCGGCCGCAAGCAGTGCCTCGTGCAGGAACTGCCCGCGATCGAAGGGCTCGCGCGGGTCGACGTCGTCTGCCTCGACAAGACCGGCACCCTCACCGAGGGCGGCATGGACGTCACCGAGCTGCGGCCGCTGGGCGGCGCGACGGAGGCGGACGTACGGCGGGTGCTGGGCGCGTTCGGCTCGTCCGACTCGCGGCCGAACGCCAGCCTCCAGGCCATCATCGAGGCGTACCCGGACACCGGGGAGCTGCGCTGCACGGGGGCGCTGCCGTTCTCCTCGGCGCGCAAGTACAGCGGGGCGGCGTTCAGCGAGGCGCAGGGTTCCGGGGACGGCGGTACGTGGCTGCTGGGCGCCCCCGACGTGCTGCTGCCCGCCGACGACGCCTCCCTCGCCGAGATCGACGACCTCAACGCCCAGGGCCTGCGTGTGCTGCTGCTCGCCCGCGCCGTACGGGAGCTCGACGACCCGGAGGTGGCGGCCGGCGTCGAGCCGACCGCGCTGGTCGTCCTGGAGCAGCGGCTGCGCCCGGACGCCGCCGACACCCTGGGCTACTTCGCGGACGAGCGGGTCGAGACGAAGATCATCTCGGGCGACAACGCGGTGTCCGTGGGCGCGGTGGCCGCGAAGCTCGGCATGGCGCGCGCGGACCGTACGGTCGACGCCCGCACCCTGCCGGCCGACCGCGACGAGATGGCCGCCGTCCTCGACGACAACGCGGTCTTCGGCCGCGTCAACCCGCAGCAGAAGCGCGACATGGTCGCCGCGCTGAAGTCCCGCGGCCACGACGTGGCGATGACGGGCGACGGCGTCAACGACGTGCTGGCGCTGAAGGACGCGGACATCGGCGTGTCCATGGGCTCCGGCTCGGAGGCGTCGAAGGCCGTCGCGCAGATCGTCCTGCTGAACAACAGCTTCTCCACCCTCCCCTCGGTGGTCGCCGAGGGCCGCCGGGTCATCGGCAACATCGAGCGGGTCGCGAACCTGTTCCTGGTCAAGACCGTCTACTCGGTGCTGCTCGCGCTGCTCGTCGTCGCCACGCAGGTGCCGTACCCCTTCCTGCCGCGGCATCTGACGCTGCTCTCGACGCTGACGATCGGTGTGCCGGCGTTCTTCCTGGCGCTGGCGCCGAACAAGGAGCGGGCGCGGCCGCACTTCGTGCGCCGGGTGATGCGGTACGCGATCCCCGCGGGGCTGATCGCCGGGACGGCGACGTTCGTGACGTACATGCTGGCGCGGTCCCACTACTCGGGTCCTGGGGCGCTGGACGCGGAGACGTCGGCGGCGACGCTGACGCTGTTCCTGATCGCGATGTGGGTGCTGGTGATCATCGCGCGGCCGTACACCTGGTGGCGGGTGGGGCTGGTCGGGACGATGGCGCTGGGGTTCGTGATCGTGCTGGTCACGCCCTGGCTGCAGAAGTTCTTCGCGCTGAAGCTGGTGGGTACGGAGATGCCGTGGACGGCGGTGGGGATCGCGGTCGTGTCGGCGGTGCTGCTGGAGTTCGCGTGGCGGTGGGTGACGCGCCGGTTCCCGGACTGA
- a CDS encoding DUF2530 domain-containing protein, translating into MGKKAYRHPAPEPFEGDIRAVTVGGTVLWLVLFVVQLPFLGWLDDHDRMWWLWTCLAGAGLGVLGLWYVRRREAALARGGDAGARSNT; encoded by the coding sequence ATGGGCAAGAAGGCGTACAGGCACCCGGCGCCGGAGCCGTTCGAAGGCGACATCAGAGCGGTGACGGTCGGCGGCACCGTGCTCTGGCTGGTGCTCTTCGTGGTCCAGTTGCCGTTCCTCGGCTGGCTGGACGACCACGACCGCATGTGGTGGCTGTGGACCTGCCTGGCGGGCGCCGGTCTCGGCGTCCTCGGCCTCTGGTACGTACGCCGCCGCGAGGCCGCGCTTGCGCGGGGCGGCGACGCGGGCGCCCGGTCGAACACGTAA
- a CDS encoding MarR family winged helix-turn-helix transcriptional regulator, whose translation MPDLSQEENAAAVNSLRSAIMRLTRRLRHQRVDESLSPTEMSVLGTLFRCGPLGPGELARKEHVQPPSMTRIVAMLETKGLVRLEPHPEDRRQKVVSQTEQAEAMLEESRRKRNAWLAELAGGLSEEEWATLRDAAPVLEKLAHLPMPEAAPR comes from the coding sequence ATGCCTGACCTGTCCCAGGAGGAGAACGCCGCCGCGGTGAACTCGCTCCGCTCCGCGATCATGCGGCTGACCCGCCGGCTGCGGCACCAGCGCGTGGACGAGTCGCTGAGCCCGACCGAGATGTCGGTGCTCGGCACGCTCTTCCGCTGCGGTCCGCTCGGCCCCGGTGAGCTGGCGCGCAAGGAGCACGTCCAGCCGCCGTCGATGACGCGCATCGTCGCCATGCTGGAGACCAAGGGGCTGGTCCGGCTGGAGCCGCACCCGGAGGACCGGCGGCAGAAGGTCGTCAGCCAGACCGAGCAGGCCGAGGCGATGCTTGAGGAGAGCCGCCGCAAGCGCAACGCCTGGCTGGCCGAGCTGGCCGGCGGTCTGTCCGAGGAGGAGTGGGCCACGCTGCGCGACGCCGCACCGGTGCTCGAAAAGCTGGCCCACCTGCCGATGCCGGAGGCCGCACCACGCTGA
- a CDS encoding NCS2 family permease, producing the protein MPPSAKTTGTAPGDGPPPPPPSPLDAYFHISRRGSSVTQELRGGLATFFAMAYIIVLNPIILGSAKDKFGHKLDHGELVTATVLVAAVTTLLMGVLGNVPVACAAGLGINAVVSLQLAPEMSWADAMGMVVLAGLIIMLLVATGLRERVMSAIPDGLRKAIAIGIGLFIALVGLVDAGFVTRNPDSAQTTVPLTLGTAGHLKGWPVLVFMLGLGLTFVLLARRFRGAILVSIVTMTVLAVIIHAVAGLPEKEWGLTAPVLPDHVVEAPHFGLLGEASLFGGFREAGILTGCLFVFTVLLSGFFDAMGTILGVTEEARLLDEHGRLPEMNRVLMADGAAVALGGAASASAGTAFAESTAGVGEGARTGLANLVTGGLFLLALVFTPLVTIVPSQAATPALVVVGFLILSANIRSIDWSDTTIAAPAFLTIVLMPFSYSITVGIGMGFLAHTLLRTAVGRPASVRPALWVTSAVFVVYFALNPIERWLGLN; encoded by the coding sequence ATGCCCCCCTCCGCGAAGACCACCGGCACGGCCCCCGGGGACGGACCCCCGCCCCCTCCCCCCTCGCCGCTCGACGCCTACTTCCACATCTCGCGGCGCGGCTCGTCCGTCACCCAGGAGCTGCGGGGCGGGCTGGCGACGTTCTTCGCCATGGCGTACATCATCGTGCTGAACCCGATCATCCTCGGCTCGGCGAAGGACAAGTTCGGCCACAAGCTGGACCACGGCGAACTGGTCACGGCCACCGTGCTGGTCGCGGCGGTGACCACCCTCCTCATGGGCGTCCTCGGCAACGTCCCCGTCGCCTGCGCCGCCGGCCTCGGCATCAACGCCGTGGTGTCGCTCCAGCTCGCGCCGGAGATGTCGTGGGCCGACGCGATGGGCATGGTGGTGCTCGCGGGGCTGATCATCATGCTGCTGGTGGCCACCGGGCTACGGGAACGGGTGATGTCCGCGATCCCCGACGGCCTGCGCAAGGCCATCGCGATCGGCATCGGCCTGTTCATCGCCCTCGTCGGCCTGGTCGACGCGGGCTTCGTCACCCGCAACCCTGACTCCGCGCAGACCACCGTCCCCCTCACCCTGGGCACGGCGGGTCACCTGAAGGGGTGGCCCGTCCTGGTCTTCATGCTGGGCCTCGGGCTGACCTTCGTGCTGCTGGCCCGCCGCTTCCGCGGCGCGATCCTGGTCAGCATCGTCACGATGACGGTCCTCGCCGTGATCATCCACGCGGTCGCCGGCCTCCCGGAGAAGGAGTGGGGCCTGACCGCCCCGGTGCTCCCCGACCACGTCGTCGAGGCCCCCCACTTCGGCCTGCTCGGCGAGGCGAGCCTCTTCGGCGGCTTCCGCGAGGCGGGGATCCTGACGGGCTGCCTCTTCGTCTTCACCGTGCTGCTGTCCGGCTTCTTCGACGCGATGGGCACGATCCTCGGCGTCACCGAGGAGGCCCGCCTCCTCGACGAACACGGCCGCCTCCCCGAGATGAACCGGGTCCTCATGGCCGACGGCGCCGCCGTCGCCCTGGGCGGCGCCGCCTCCGCCTCGGCGGGCACGGCCTTCGCCGAGTCCACCGCGGGCGTCGGCGAGGGCGCGCGTACGGGCCTCGCGAACCTCGTCACGGGCGGCCTGTTCCTGCTGGCGCTGGTCTTCACCCCGCTGGTGACGATCGTCCCCTCGCAGGCGGCGACCCCGGCGCTGGTGGTGGTCGGCTTCCTGATCCTGTCGGCCAACATCCGCAGCATCGACTGGTCCGACACCACGATCGCGGCCCCCGCCTTCCTGACCATCGTCCTGATGCCCTTCAGCTACAGCATCACGGTCGGCATCGGCATGGGCTTCCTGGCCCACACCCTCCTCCGCACGGCGGTCGGCCGCCCGGCGAGCGTCCGCCCGGCGCTGTGGGTGACCTCGGCGGTGTTCGTCGTCTACTTCGCCCTGAACCCCATCGAACGCTGGCTGGGCCTCAACTGA
- a CDS encoding MFS transporter: MSTGPGADSAPAPAPDDYEEEEESSRRGTFSSLRIRNYRLFACGQVVSNTGTWMQRIAQDWLVLSLTGSATAVGITTALQFLPMLLFGLYGGVLADRLPKRKLLLATQAAMGLIGLALAALTLSGAVTVWHVYLMAFLLGLATVVDNPARQVFVAELVGKEQMQNAVSLNAANFQTARLLGPAVAGVLITAVGSGWAFLLNGLSFIAPITGLLLMRTAELHRVERAPRGKGQLREGLKYVAGRPELLWPIVLVGFIGTFGYNFPIWLTAYVDEVFHGDAGTYGLLNSLMAAGSLGGALFAARRGASRMRLTVLAAVAFGVLEIVAAVSPAFWLFAALLVPVGAAGLLFNTTANANVQLATDEAMRGRVMSLFVMVFVGGTPIGGPVVGWATDTFGARIGFLTCGVISALAAVTVGLVLARVGGLRLRIDLRRGRKHVAFVPSQRAEELAPAA, from the coding sequence TTGAGTACGGGACCCGGAGCAGACTCCGCACCCGCACCCGCACCCGATGACTACGAAGAAGAAGAGGAGAGCAGCAGACGCGGCACCTTCAGCTCGCTGAGGATCCGCAACTACCGGCTCTTCGCCTGCGGCCAGGTGGTCTCCAACACCGGTACCTGGATGCAGCGCATCGCCCAGGACTGGCTGGTGCTCAGCCTCACCGGATCCGCCACCGCCGTCGGCATCACGACCGCGCTGCAGTTCCTGCCCATGCTGCTGTTCGGCCTCTACGGCGGCGTCCTCGCCGACCGGCTGCCGAAGCGCAAGCTGCTCCTCGCCACCCAGGCGGCCATGGGTCTCATCGGCCTCGCGCTCGCGGCGCTCACGCTGAGCGGAGCCGTGACGGTGTGGCACGTCTACCTCATGGCGTTCCTGCTCGGCCTCGCCACTGTCGTCGACAACCCGGCGCGCCAGGTGTTCGTCGCCGAGCTGGTCGGCAAGGAGCAGATGCAGAACGCCGTCAGCCTCAACGCCGCCAACTTCCAGACGGCCCGCCTCCTCGGGCCCGCCGTCGCCGGCGTCCTCATCACCGCCGTGGGCAGCGGCTGGGCGTTCCTGCTGAACGGGCTCTCCTTCATCGCCCCCATCACCGGGCTGCTGCTCATGCGCACCGCGGAGCTGCACCGCGTCGAGCGCGCGCCGCGCGGCAAGGGGCAGTTGCGCGAGGGCCTGAAGTACGTCGCCGGGCGGCCCGAGCTGCTGTGGCCGATCGTCCTGGTCGGCTTCATCGGCACGTTCGGCTACAACTTCCCGATCTGGCTCACGGCGTACGTGGACGAGGTCTTCCACGGCGACGCCGGCACGTACGGGCTGCTGAACTCGCTGATGGCCGCCGGCTCCCTCGGCGGCGCGCTGTTCGCGGCGCGGCGCGGGGCCAGCAGGATGCGGCTGACGGTGCTCGCGGCGGTGGCGTTCGGCGTGCTGGAGATCGTCGCGGCGGTGTCGCCGGCGTTCTGGCTCTTCGCGGCGCTGCTGGTGCCGGTGGGCGCGGCCGGGCTGCTCTTCAACACGACCGCGAACGCCAACGTCCAGCTCGCCACGGACGAGGCCATGCGCGGCCGGGTGATGAGCCTGTTCGTCATGGTGTTCGTCGGCGGCACGCCGATCGGCGGGCCGGTCGTCGGCTGGGCCACGGACACGTTCGGCGCCCGGATCGGGTTCCTGACCTGCGGGGTGATATCCGCGCTCGCGGCCGTCACGGTGGGTCTGGTGCTGGCCAGGGTCGGCGGGCTGCGGCTGCGGATAGACCTGCGGCGGGGGCGCAAGCACGTCGCGTTCGTGCCGTCGCAGCGGGCGGAGGAGCTGGCTCCGGCGGCGTAG